One window of the Peromyscus maniculatus bairdii isolate BWxNUB_F1_BW_parent chromosome 18, HU_Pman_BW_mat_3.1, whole genome shotgun sequence genome contains the following:
- the LOC143266758 gene encoding uncharacterized protein LOC143266758 encodes MLSRLNRILGRQDGEHRETKGRQKEDGLQSPCHTSRKRWFWGKHRTTRKASSTPFFLTEQEQQLNQMDKLTLQLQMMTNERNELLELLALYNNNELNNRLKSELEMLKTQHKKEMSDVKKFPKEVCEASYKCKKLSEQTNSYHNLYSQLLSEWTQLREKVSMLKEDNRKLHGEQISLQESCEEARRLCEEAHEKMYDLWTKQQQEHQRLEEDLQSLMKQKELLTRQRDLAAKLQHHFTVSQMRFENLQQELEQTTAQDESLLQMKLLKQKHYVSVPVKETGKAGRSQRHLEGMTFYTPGSRPPQKMPPLFSFELTHEANINLP; translated from the exons atgctgtctagactgaataggattcttgggagacaggatggagagcacagggagaccaaagggaggcagaaggaagatggccttcagtctccatgtcacacatcaagaaagagatggttctggggaaagcaca ggactactaggaaggcatcatccacacccttcttcctcactgagcaggagcagcagctgaaccagaTGGATAAATtgacccttcagctacagatgatgaccaatgagaggaatgaactgctggaactcctggccctttataacaacaatgagttgaacaacag gctgaagtCTGAGCTGGAGATGCTCaaaacacagcataagaaggagatgtcagatgtaaagaaattccCTAAGGAGGTTTGTGAGGCCTCGTACAAGTGCAAGAAGCTGAGTGAGCAGACCAACTCCTACCA CAACCTCTACAGTCAGCTCTTGAGTGAATGGACTCAGCTAAGGGAAAAAGTGAGCATGTTGAAAGAGGACAACAGAAAGCTGCATGGGGAGCAGATTtcactacaagagtcctgtgaggaggcaaggaggctctgtgaggaggcccatgagaagatgtatgacctctggacaaagcagcagcag gaacatcaaagacttgaggaagatcttcagtccctgatgaagcagaaggagctgctcacccggcaaagggacttggcagcaaagctgcagcatcacttcactgtgtcccagatgag gtttgaaaacctccagcaggaactggagcagaccacagcccaggatgagagcctcctgcagatgaagctgctgaagcagaaacactatgtctcag tacctgttaaggagactgggaaggctggaagaagccaaagacaccttgaaggcatgacattctacactccaggttcaaggcctcctcagaaaatgccacctcttttcagctttgaactcactcatgaggcaaatatcaacctaccatga